A section of the Malus sylvestris chromosome 17, drMalSylv7.2, whole genome shotgun sequence genome encodes:
- the LOC126609773 gene encoding histone H2A.1-like — MCISPTSIAKPLCLVKETRNKAVSAGARADCAAAGEDDSEDLGSGDGVRGGRAAVVVLQYLAAEVLELAGNAARDNKKNRIIRGPSALLKFHFFFSVSH; from the exons ATGTGCATCTCCCCCACGAGTATAGCAAAACCTCTGTGTCTTGTGAAAGAGACCCGAAACAAGGCCGTATCGGCCGGCGCACGGGCTGACTGTGCCGCTGCTGGTGAAGACGATTCTGAAGATCTTGGATCGGGCGACGGAGTACGCGGCGGGAGAGCCGCTGTCGTTGTGCTACAATACCTCGCCGCTGAG GTGTTGGAGCTCGCTGGAAACGCTGCAAGGGACAACAAGAAGAACCGCATTATTCGTGGCCCGAGTGCCCTTTTGaaatttcacttttttttttctgtttctcattaa